From Fundulus heteroclitus isolate FHET01 chromosome 5, MU-UCD_Fhet_4.1, whole genome shotgun sequence, a single genomic window includes:
- the LOC105917290 gene encoding uncharacterized protein LOC105917290 isoform X2 has protein sequence MSGKAVLVVALLVALLVSDSASAPESSAAREAKGVNVLQRLLAKREKAREAEAAARAERRTHLSEDDREIMTKQIMQAITEVMNSECMADRDYQGWVDFGRRDAAE, from the exons ATGTCGGGGAAAGCCGTTTTGGTCGTTGCACTGCTGGTGGCGCTGCTCGTCTCCGACTCTGCGTCCGCACCTGAGAGCTCTGCAGCCAGGGAGGCGAAGGGCGTAAACGTCCTGCAGCGGCTTCTGGCCAAGAGGGAGAAAGCGAGGGAGGCAGAGGCGGCGGCTCGGGCCGAGAGACGGACGCACCTGTCTGAGGACGATCGGGAGATAATGACCAAGCAGATCATGCAAGCCATCACAG AGGTGATGAACTCGGAGTGCATGGCGGACCGGGACTACCAGGGCTGGGTGGACTTTGGACGCAGGGACGCCGCAGAGTGA
- the LOC105917290 gene encoding uncharacterized protein LOC105917290 isoform X3, whose protein sequence is MSNGDFSPFSLFWGSDMSGKAVLVVALLVALLVSDSASAPESSAAREAKGVNVLQRLLAKREKAREAEAAARAERRTHLSEDDREIMTKQIMQAITGMVCPQR, encoded by the exons ATGTCTAACGgagatttttctcccttttctctcttctGGGGATCAGACATGTCGGGGAAAGCCGTTTTGGTCGTTGCACTGCTGGTGGCGCTGCTCGTCTCCGACTCTGCGTCCGCACCTGAGAGCTCTGCAGCCAGGGAGGCGAAGGGCGTAAACGTCCTGCAGCGGCTTCTGGCCAAGAGGGAGAAAGCGAGGGAGGCAGAGGCGGCGGCTCGGGCCGAGAGACGGACGCACCTGTCTGAGGACGATCGGGAGATAATGACCAAGCAGATCATGCAAGCCATCACAG GAATGGTTTGTCCACAGAGGTGA
- the LOC105917294 gene encoding keratin, type I cytoskeletal 20 yields MSVRQQNFSSSATVGGWMRQRTSKGYLRCSAPSVHGGAGGYGTRISSSSSVFGHSGSLATGGELTTGGKFTMQNLNDRLASYLEKVRFLDNRNKELQLNIDEFCMKKTYVTKDYKSYFSTIEDLKAEISKAYLENQRMLLLIENSKLAADDFKNKYEMEMNMRKTVEADVLQLRGMRDCLTLAISSLEMTVEETKEDLICMSNSHKEEMEQLRLQGAGKVNVEVDGDESIDLEKVLEEMRERYEAIMKKNKEGVEKWFQSKTETLQEQILTCTTEVKTYHSEISKLKRTYQALEISRQSLCTEMLCMQQNISDVNSQYSVKLSQYQTVTTALETELQALQASMAQLHIKYSSLLDLKTRLEAEIVEYRRLLEGEAYEQKKAVIIKQVTEQVEEQKPLIEKRVKTIVEELVDGKVVSSSVDTQVHTIQ; encoded by the exons ATGTCTGTCAGACAGCAGAACTTCAGCTCCAGCGCCACTGTGGGCGGATGGATGCGACAGCGTACCTCCAAAGGGTATCTTCGTTGCAGCGCTCCCAGCGTGCATGGAGGAGCGGGCGGCTACGGGACGcgcatctcctcctcctcctctgtcttcGGCCACTCGGGCTCTCTGGCCACAGGTGGCGAGTTAACCACCGGAGGGAAGTTCACCATGCAGAACCTTAACGACCGTCTGGCCTCCTACCTGGAGAAA GTGCGCTTTCTGGACAACAGGAACAAGGAGCTGCAGCTGAACATCGACGAGTTCTGCATGAAGAAAACTTACGTCACCAAAGACTACAAATCCTACTTTTCCACCATCGAGGATCTGAAAGCAGAG ATCTCAAAAGCCTATTTGGAGAACCAGAGGATGCTCCTGCTGATTGAGAACTCCAAACTTGCAGCAGATGACTTTAAAAACAA GTATGAGATGGAGATGAACATGAGGAAGACGGTGGAGGCTGACGTGCTTCAACTCCGAGGGATGCGGGACTGCCTGACTCTCGCCATCAGCAGCCTGGAGATGACCGTGGAGGAAACGAAGGAGGATCTAATCTGCATGTCCAACAGTCACAAAGAG GAGATGGAGCAGCTGCGACTGCAGGGCGCGGGGAAGGTTAACGTAGAAGTGGACGGCGATGAGTCCATCGATCTGGAGAAGGTCCTGGAGGAGATGAGGGAGCGGTACGAAGCCATCATGAAGAAGAACAAGGAGGGAGTCGAGAAATGGTTCCAGTCCAAG ACGGAAACTCTCCAAGAACAAATCCTCACCTGCACGACAGAGGTGAAGACGTACCATTCAGAGATCTCCAAGCTGAAGAGGACCTACCAGGCTCTGGAGATAAGCCGGCAGTCTCTGTGCACCGAG ATGCTGTGCATGCAGCAGAACATCTCTGACGTGAACAGCCAGTACTCTGTGAAGCTCAGCCAGTACCAGACGGTCACCACCGCCCTGGAGACGGAGCTGCAGGCCCTGCAGGCGTCTATGGCACAGCTGCATATCAAGTACTCCTCGCTGCTGGACCTGAAGACCAGGCTGGAGGCGGAGATCGTAGAGTACAGGAGGCTGCTGGAAGGAGAGGCGTATGAGCAAAAGAA GGCAGTGATCATCAAGCAGGTGACGGAGCAAGTTGAAG AGCAAAAACCCCTCATCGAGAAGAGAGTGAAGACCATTGTGGAGGAACTGGTTGATGGAAAGGTTGTGTCCTCTTCTGTTGACACCCAAGTGCACACCATCCAGTAA
- the LOC105917290 gene encoding uncharacterized protein LOC105917290 isoform X1 produces MSNGDFSPFSLFWGSDMSGKAVLVVALLVALLVSDSASAPESSAAREAKGVNVLQRLLAKREKAREAEAAARAERRTHLSEDDREIMTKQIMQAITEVMNSECMADRDYQGWVDFGRRDAAE; encoded by the exons ATGTCTAACGgagatttttctcccttttctctcttctGGGGATCAGACATGTCGGGGAAAGCCGTTTTGGTCGTTGCACTGCTGGTGGCGCTGCTCGTCTCCGACTCTGCGTCCGCACCTGAGAGCTCTGCAGCCAGGGAGGCGAAGGGCGTAAACGTCCTGCAGCGGCTTCTGGCCAAGAGGGAGAAAGCGAGGGAGGCAGAGGCGGCGGCTCGGGCCGAGAGACGGACGCACCTGTCTGAGGACGATCGGGAGATAATGACCAAGCAGATCATGCAAGCCATCACAG AGGTGATGAACTCGGAGTGCATGGCGGACCGGGACTACCAGGGCTGGGTGGACTTTGGACGCAGGGACGCCGCAGAGTGA